The window GTGCAAGGCTATGTGCAAAATCAATGCACGAGCTAATGCTTGGAATAGGACTAATGTGAGCATTTATATCTTTTTCAAAGTGGGCAAAAGTGCTCCGTCCAATAGCCACTGCTACATAATGATAATCCCACCCAAAGTTTGCCACAAAACTCTCATATGCACTAGGTGCGCTGAAAATAAGCACACTTTTGGGTTTGGGCTTGAGGGAAAGGGGTAAAGTTTGAGGACGATTAATATAGGCTATTGCCTCTTGGAGAGGGATATGAGCATTTTTGAGGATAGAATCTAGCCCCGATACAATTTTTTGAGCGCGAAGATAAAGTGGTGTGTGCCCTTGCAAAAGAGGGATAATTTCTTTGGCAAACTCTTTTCCGTGAGCCTTTTTGCCAATAAAAGCAATAGAGGCATTTTGTTTTTGCAATAAAGCTGCGCTTGAAGGGCTAATAACAAAGCTCGGAATCTCTTTCCAGTGTGCAAGATTGGGATTGTATGAATTAGATTTGGGGGAGGCAGATTCTATGAGGGAGGATATAGCATAAGAAGAAGTAAAAATGAGTGCATCAATACCCTCTAGTGTATGTGTAATAGGGATAGATTCTATAACATTGCTTATGAGGCTTTTTACATTTTGGTGAGAGCGTGTCCCAACAAGCACAACTTCATAGGCAGTGTCTGTGCTATGGGTATCTTTGTTATTTAATTTAGAATCTGTCATACTGCCTCTATATACCTGTTTTTCGCAGAGTGTGCCAAAAATACAATCCTACACAGCCACTTAAAATGAGGATAATACCAAGTATAAGGCTAATGAGTGTAGCTAATATTTCAGGGAATAGCACAAAAATCACACCCAATACAATATAGAATCCACCCATAAATATAATACCCGTATTCGCATTTGAGTACACAATGCGTGAAAGTCTCCACGCGTGTATAAGCCACAATACACCCTTAAGGATAAGCCACAATGCAATAAAGAGTGGCACGAAATTTTGCGCAATTTCCTCGCCTCCAAAAAGTAAGATTAAGCCAAAAGCACACGAAACGCCACCATCAAGAAGCATCATTATATAGCGTGAAGTGAAGAAATAAAAAATGCCACCTATGCCACTCATAAGCATAATAAAACCAACAAAATAGGCAAGAAAAGCCATTGTATGAAGAGGATTGATAATACACACGATTCCTAAAACAAGTAAAGTCAAACTCAATGCAAACCACAAAATACGATTAAAACGCATATTCCGCCTTTGTTCTAAGAT of the Helicobacter sp. MIT 21-1697 genome contains:
- a CDS encoding uroporphyrinogen-III synthase; protein product: MTDSKLNNKDTHSTDTAYEVVLVGTRSHQNVKSLISNVIESIPITHTLEGIDALIFTSSYAISSLIESASPKSNSYNPNLAHWKEIPSFVISPSSAALLQKQNASIAFIGKKAHGKEFAKEIIPLLQGHTPLYLRAQKIVSGLDSILKNAHIPLQEAIAYINRPQTLPLSLKPKPKSVLIFSAPSAYESFVANFGWDYHYVAVAIGRSTFAHFEKDINAHISPIPSISSCIDFAHSLAHKLNTSS
- a CDS encoding DUF308 domain-containing protein; this translates as MRFNRILWFALSLTLLVLGIVCIINPLHTMAFLAYFVGFIMLMSGIGGIFYFFTSRYIMMLLDGGVSCAFGLILLFGGEEIAQNFVPLFIALWLILKGVLWLIHAWRLSRIVYSNANTGIIFMGGFYIVLGVIFVLFPEILATLISLILGIILILSGCVGLYFWHTLRKTGI